A portion of the Candidatus Pristimantibacillus lignocellulolyticus genome contains these proteins:
- a CDS encoding VOC family protein has protein sequence MRVKLEGITVLSNDVLGLARFYREVIGFTIVIEEDHYVEFENSGVRFAICSKPLMADNTNGHPSFKEIHSGQAFELNFQCESTQVAHELYRDFVSKGATPIAEPVTKSWGHTTGFFADPEGNIHSIFAENKDLSN, from the coding sequence ATGAGAGTAAAATTAGAAGGGATTACTGTATTATCGAATGATGTCCTTGGTTTAGCACGTTTTTATCGTGAAGTAATTGGGTTTACTATCGTTATTGAGGAAGATCATTATGTAGAATTTGAGAATAGCGGAGTTCGCTTTGCAATATGCTCGAAACCTTTAATGGCTGATAATACTAACGGGCATCCTTCTTTTAAAGAAATACATAGTGGGCAAGCCTTTGAACTCAATTTTCAATGTGAATCTACACAAGTTGCTCATGAGCTTTATCGTGATTTCGTCTCCAAAGGAGCTACTCCGATTGCAGAACCAGTAACAAAGTCTTGGGGTCATACAACGGGGTTCTTTGCCGATCCTGAAGGTAACATTCATTCTATTTTTGCGGAAAATAAAGATCTTAGTAATTGA
- the pyrR gene encoding bifunctional pyr operon transcriptional regulator/uracil phosphoribosyltransferase PyrR — translation MLVSEGERHVIMDETAIRRALIRIAHEIVEKNKGIEDCIIVGIRTRGVYLANRVAARISEIEGTIVPVRELDITKYRDDRSEIAEMMVELANAPGDTELDSTLVKNKKVILFDDVLYTGRTIRAAMDAIMDLGRPQNVQLAVLVDRGHRELPIRPDFIGKNVPTSKQEEIQVQFTEIDSIDQVTIIH, via the coding sequence ATGCTCGTGTCAGAAGGAGAACGTCATGTAATCATGGATGAAACCGCAATTAGACGTGCGCTAATTAGAATTGCACATGAGATTGTAGAGAAGAACAAAGGTATTGAAGATTGCATTATCGTAGGTATTCGGACTAGAGGCGTGTATCTTGCCAATCGAGTAGCAGCGAGAATATCGGAAATTGAGGGCACAATAGTACCTGTAAGAGAACTTGATATTACGAAGTACCGTGATGATCGAAGCGAAATAGCTGAAATGATGGTTGAACTTGCCAATGCACCAGGTGATACAGAACTAGATTCTACGTTGGTAAAGAACAAAAAAGTCATTCTGTTCGATGATGTTTTATATACAGGACGAACGATCAGAGCTGCTATGGATGCCATTATGGACTTAGGTAGACCACAAAATGTACAACTTGCTGTACTTGTAGATCGTGGTCATCGCGAGCTGCCGATTCGACCAGATTTCATCGGTAAAAATGTTCCCACATCAAAACAAGAAGAGATACAAGTTCAATTCACTGAAATTGATAGTATTGATCAGGTTACGATTATTCACTAG
- a CDS encoding aspartate carbamoyltransferase catalytic subunit produces MTITQTQTRSLLGLKDLSQNEIQSILDRAAFWEQHANKTHNLLNGKFVANMFFENSTRTRTSFEVAEKRLGAEVINFSAASSSVEKGESIYDTVRTLESMGIDMGIIRLKPIGLLAEMAPKIKVPLINAGDGNNEHPTQALLDLYTMQKHFGSLKGLNVAIIGDILHSRVARSNLYALRQFGANVMFCAPDDMQAKDLDVQYVSMDEAIKADVVMMLRVQLERHSSGLLKSADTYRASYGLTVERANQMANHAIIMHPAPVNRDVEIDSDLVEAANSKIFPQMANGVPIRMAVIERALV; encoded by the coding sequence ATGACGATTACTCAAACTCAAACAAGAAGTTTACTTGGTTTGAAGGATCTTAGTCAAAATGAGATTCAATCCATTCTTGACAGAGCTGCCTTCTGGGAACAACATGCAAATAAAACACATAACTTACTTAACGGAAAATTTGTTGCTAATATGTTCTTTGAGAACAGTACGCGTACTAGAACTTCATTTGAAGTTGCTGAAAAGCGCTTAGGTGCCGAAGTTATTAACTTCAGTGCAGCATCATCAAGTGTGGAAAAAGGTGAATCCATCTACGATACAGTAAGAACATTAGAATCAATGGGTATCGACATGGGGATAATTCGCTTAAAACCAATTGGCTTGCTTGCAGAAATGGCACCTAAAATTAAAGTTCCACTAATTAACGCAGGTGATGGTAACAACGAACATCCAACTCAAGCTTTGCTTGATCTATATACAATGCAAAAACATTTCGGCTCATTAAAAGGATTGAATGTAGCGATTATTGGAGACATTCTGCATAGCCGAGTGGCAAGAAGTAATCTGTATGCACTTCGTCAATTTGGAGCGAATGTAATGTTCTGTGCTCCTGATGATATGCAAGCAAAAGATCTTGATGTGCAATATGTAAGTATGGACGAAGCAATAAAAGCAGATGTAGTTATGATGCTGAGAGTTCAGCTAGAACGTCATTCATCTGGATTATTGAAGTCAGCTGATACTTATAGAGCGAGCTATGGTCTAACGGTAGAGCGTGCAAATCAAATGGCGAACCATGCGATTATAATGCATCCAGCGCCAGTGAATAGAGATGTGGAGATTGACAGTGACCTAGTAGAGGCAGCAAATTCGAAAATATTCCCGCAAATGGCAAATGGGGTACCGATTCGAATGGCGGTTATCGAGCGTGCACTTGTATAA
- a CDS encoding dihydroorotase yields MSLWILNGKVWNESSASLEGKHIQVVDGKIAAIVDASETVNTEGAEVVDAQGKLVSPGFIDMHVHLRDPGFTHKEDIITGSRSAAKGGFTTIACMPNTRPVTDTAETVRYIIDKSEEAQLVKVLPYASITKNELGRELTDFASLKEAGAIGFTDDGVGVQNAQMMKDAMTLAKSLDMPVIAHCEDDSLVVGAWASEGEFSRKHGLKGIPNESEAIHVGRDVLLAEATGVHYHVCHVSTEQSVRLIRLAKQVGIKVTAEVCPHHLILSDENIPGLDDANWKMNPPLRTPRDVAAVLEGLEDGTIDIIVTDHAPHSAEEKAKGVDLAPFGIVGLETAFPLLYTHFVETGRWTLGFLLKRMTQDPARVFRLEEGSLEVGKPADITIVDIENEQAVDPSTFLSKSNNTPFGGWKLKGWPVATIVNGNIVWTE; encoded by the coding sequence ATGTCTTTATGGATTTTGAACGGTAAAGTATGGAATGAGTCTAGTGCTAGTTTAGAAGGTAAGCATATACAGGTAGTAGATGGTAAGATTGCTGCGATTGTTGATGCATCTGAAACGGTTAATACAGAAGGTGCAGAAGTAGTTGATGCACAGGGGAAATTAGTATCTCCAGGTTTTATCGATATGCATGTGCATTTACGTGATCCTGGCTTTACTCATAAAGAAGATATTATTACTGGTTCTCGTTCTGCTGCAAAAGGCGGTTTCACTACAATCGCTTGTATGCCTAATACAAGACCTGTTACAGATACTGCTGAAACGGTTAGATACATTATCGACAAATCCGAAGAGGCGCAATTAGTTAAAGTGCTTCCTTATGCTTCTATTACAAAAAATGAGCTTGGACGTGAGCTTACTGACTTTGCATCATTAAAAGAAGCTGGAGCTATTGGTTTTACAGATGACGGTGTAGGCGTGCAAAACGCTCAAATGATGAAAGACGCAATGACACTGGCAAAATCTCTTGATATGCCAGTCATTGCACACTGTGAAGATGATTCATTGGTTGTAGGTGCTTGGGCATCTGAAGGTGAGTTTTCACGCAAACATGGACTTAAAGGGATTCCTAATGAATCTGAAGCGATTCATGTAGGTAGAGATGTTTTACTTGCAGAAGCTACTGGCGTACATTATCATGTTTGTCACGTAAGTACAGAACAATCTGTTCGATTGATTCGCCTTGCAAAACAAGTTGGTATTAAAGTAACTGCAGAAGTTTGTCCCCATCACTTAATCTTATCTGATGAGAACATTCCTGGTCTTGATGATGCAAACTGGAAAATGAATCCTCCACTTCGTACTCCACGAGATGTAGCAGCTGTTCTTGAAGGATTAGAGGATGGTACTATAGATATTATCGTTACAGATCATGCGCCACATAGCGCTGAGGAAAAAGCAAAGGGTGTTGACCTAGCGCCATTTGGTATCGTTGGTTTGGAAACAGCATTCCCATTACTTTATACTCACTTTGTAGAGACTGGTCGCTGGACACTAGGCTTCCTACTGAAACGTATGACTCAAGATCCAGCTAGAGTGTTCCGTCTTGAAGAAGGTAGCCTTGAAGTTGGAAAGCCTGCTGATATTACAATTGTTGATATCGAAAACGAACAAGCTGTTGATCCAAGCACATTCTTATCTAAGAGCAACAACACACCATTCGGTGGTTGGAAACTTAAAGGATGGCCTGTAGCAACAATCGTTAATGGAAACATTGTCTGGACTGAATAG
- the carA gene encoding glutamine-hydrolyzing carbamoyl-phosphate synthase small subunit: MQARLLLEDGTLFKGLSFGAETQTIGEVVFNTGMTGYQELLSDPSYCGQIVTMTYPLIGNYGITRDDFEAIRPNIYGLAVRRYEPIPSNWRAQYSLGDLLKEYEIPGISDIDTRMLTRKIRQFGSMRGLITTGNEHVEELLERLKATPILHDQVARTSTDYVYTNPGSKERIVLIDCGSKSGIVRELSKRNCDIVVVPHDTTAEEIRRLAPDGIQLSNGPGDPKDNLHVAETIKQLLGEFPIFGICLGHQLFALACGADTDKLKFGHRGGNHPVKELETNRCYITSQNHGYAVTDDSIKGTDLIVTHINNNDKTIEGLKHKTFPAFSVQYHPEAAPGPEDSSYLFDQFIEMIRKHKQENPQKPRQAVLSEMLRGELQNA; the protein is encoded by the coding sequence ATGCAAGCAAGACTATTGTTAGAAGATGGAACTTTATTTAAAGGATTATCATTCGGTGCTGAAACTCAAACGATCGGTGAGGTCGTATTCAATACAGGTATGACAGGATATCAAGAACTTTTGTCTGACCCATCATACTGTGGACAAATCGTAACAATGACTTATCCACTAATTGGTAACTACGGTATTACTCGTGATGACTTTGAAGCGATTCGTCCTAATATTTATGGGTTAGCGGTTCGTCGTTACGAACCAATTCCAAGTAACTGGCGTGCACAATATTCACTAGGCGATTTGTTGAAAGAATATGAGATTCCAGGTATTTCTGATATTGATACACGTATGTTGACACGTAAAATTCGTCAATTTGGATCTATGAGAGGTCTTATTACAACTGGTAACGAGCATGTTGAAGAACTACTAGAACGTTTGAAAGCTACTCCAATTCTTCATGATCAAGTAGCAAGAACTTCTACGGATTATGTATACACGAATCCAGGTAGCAAAGAACGTATTGTACTAATCGACTGTGGTTCTAAGAGTGGAATTGTTCGTGAACTATCCAAACGTAATTGTGATATCGTAGTTGTTCCTCATGACACAACTGCTGAAGAAATTCGTCGCCTTGCACCAGATGGCATTCAATTGTCTAATGGCCCTGGGGATCCGAAAGATAATCTTCATGTTGCAGAAACAATTAAACAACTACTTGGTGAATTCCCAATCTTCGGTATTTGTCTTGGTCATCAACTATTTGCTCTTGCATGCGGTGCTGATACAGATAAATTGAAATTTGGTCACCGTGGTGGTAACCATCCAGTTAAAGAGTTAGAAACAAACCGTTGTTACATTACTTCACAAAACCACGGTTACGCAGTTACTGATGATTCTATCAAAGGTACTGATCTAATCGTGACACATATTAATAACAATGATAAAACAATTGAAGGCTTGAAACATAAAACGTTCCCAGCATTCTCTGTACAGTATCACCCAGAGGCTGCTCCTGGACCAGAAGATTCAAGCTACTTATTCGACCAATTTATTGAAATGATTCGCAAGCATAAGCAAGAAAATCCGCAAAAACCTCGTCAAGCTGTATTGTCGGAAATGTTGAGAGGAGAATTACAAAATGCCTAA
- the carB gene encoding carbamoyl-phosphate synthase large subunit, whose translation MPKNNKLKKILVIGSGPIVIGQAAEFDYAGTQACQALKEEGYEVVLINSNPATIMTDTNMADKVYIEPITLDFVSQIIRQERPDGLLPTLGGQTGLNMAVELARAGVLEQENVQLLGTQLTAIEKAEDRDLFRELMRELEQPVPESDIVTTVEDAVTFANTIGYPIIVRPAYTLGGTGGGICADEEELRETVASGIRYSPINQCLIEKSIAGMKEVEYEVMRDANDNCIVVCNMENFDPVGVHTGDSIVVAPSQTLSDREYQMLRSASLKIIRALNIEGGCNVQFALDPFSFQYYVIEVNPRVSRSSALASKATGYPIAKMAAKIAIGYTLDEIVNPVTGQTYACFEPALDYIVSKIPRWPFDKFVDANRKLGTQMKATGEVMAIGRTFEESIHKAVRSLEIGAHRIHLKESTELSEDVLRTRLMKPDDERMFLVAEAFRRGYALQEIQDLTKIDWWFLDKIEGIVKFEDIIRSTAELTEELLYEAKRKGFSDRSIAELRQEGFPGAAFTNENDIRAHRKAQGMVPVYKMVDTCAAEFEAVTPYYYSTYEVENEVTETTKEKILVLGSGPIRIGQGIEFDYSTVHAVWAIQNAGYEAVIINNNPETVSTDFSTSDRLYFEPLFFEDVMNVIEQEQPIGVIVQFGGQTAINLASPLAKAGVKILGSSLESIDEAEDRKKFEALLRSLEIAQPEGKTVTTVEEAVATARVIGYPVLVRPSYVLGGRAMEIVYSDEDLLSYMKVAVKINPEHPVLIDRYMLGKEAEVDAICDGETVLIPGIMEHVERAGVHSGDSIAVYPPQSLSEDIKQQIVDITIKIAKALKVIGLVNIQFVIHEEKVYVIEVNPRSSRTVPFLSKVTNIPMANLATRAILNDSLAELGYVDGLWPEDDHVSVKVPVFSFAKLRRVDPTLTPEMKSTGEVMGRDVQFAKALYKGLIGAGMKIPNSGTILVTVADKDKQETVELMRGFANVGYKLMATGGTADALEAAGLYVERVNKLSEDVPNILDHIREGHAQFVVNTLTKGKTPERDGFRIRREAVENGVVCMTSLDTVRALLTMMQTINFTSSAMPVLQQK comes from the coding sequence ATGCCTAAAAATAATAAACTTAAAAAAATCCTTGTAATTGGCTCTGGTCCTATCGTCATCGGACAAGCGGCGGAATTTGACTATGCTGGTACTCAAGCATGTCAAGCTTTGAAAGAAGAAGGTTATGAAGTTGTACTAATTAACAGTAACCCAGCAACTATTATGACAGATACAAACATGGCTGATAAAGTTTACATCGAGCCGATTACACTTGACTTTGTATCTCAAATTATTCGTCAAGAACGTCCGGATGGTTTGCTTCCAACACTTGGTGGTCAAACAGGCCTTAATATGGCGGTAGAACTTGCTCGTGCTGGAGTACTTGAGCAAGAGAATGTTCAATTGCTAGGTACTCAACTTACTGCAATTGAAAAAGCGGAAGATCGTGATTTGTTCCGTGAATTAATGCGTGAACTAGAACAACCAGTACCAGAAAGTGATATCGTAACGACAGTTGAAGATGCTGTAACGTTCGCTAACACAATTGGTTATCCTATCATCGTTCGTCCTGCTTATACACTAGGTGGTACAGGCGGCGGTATCTGTGCAGACGAAGAAGAACTTCGTGAGACAGTAGCTTCAGGTATTCGTTATTCTCCAATCAACCAATGTCTAATTGAGAAATCAATTGCAGGTATGAAAGAAGTAGAGTACGAAGTAATGCGTGATGCTAACGATAACTGTATCGTAGTATGTAACATGGAAAACTTCGACCCAGTTGGCGTTCATACTGGTGACTCTATCGTAGTTGCACCTTCTCAAACCTTGTCTGATCGTGAATATCAAATGCTTCGTTCTGCTTCATTAAAAATCATTCGTGCTCTGAACATTGAAGGTGGCTGTAACGTACAGTTCGCTCTTGATCCGTTCAGTTTCCAATACTATGTAATCGAAGTTAACCCGCGTGTATCTCGTTCATCTGCTCTTGCTTCTAAAGCGACGGGATATCCAATTGCGAAAATGGCAGCAAAAATTGCAATCGGTTATACACTTGATGAGATTGTTAACCCAGTTACAGGTCAAACATATGCTTGCTTCGAGCCAGCACTTGACTATATCGTATCAAAAATTCCTCGTTGGCCATTTGATAAATTCGTTGATGCGAACCGTAAATTAGGTACGCAAATGAAAGCAACTGGCGAAGTTATGGCGATTGGTCGTACATTCGAAGAATCAATTCATAAAGCAGTTCGTTCATTAGAAATCGGTGCTCACCGAATTCATTTGAAAGAATCTACTGAGCTTTCTGAAGATGTGCTTCGTACACGTCTAATGAAACCTGATGATGAACGTATGTTCTTAGTTGCTGAAGCATTCCGTCGTGGTTATGCTCTTCAAGAAATTCAAGATCTTACGAAAATCGACTGGTGGTTCCTTGATAAGATCGAAGGTATCGTGAAGTTTGAAGATATTATTCGTTCAACAGCAGAACTAACAGAAGAGTTATTATATGAAGCGAAACGTAAAGGTTTCTCTGACCGTTCAATCGCTGAACTTCGTCAAGAAGGATTCCCAGGTGCTGCATTCACGAACGAAAATGATATTCGTGCACATCGTAAAGCTCAAGGTATGGTTCCAGTTTACAAAATGGTTGATACTTGTGCAGCGGAATTTGAAGCAGTTACTCCTTACTACTACTCCACTTATGAAGTTGAGAATGAAGTAACTGAAACAACGAAAGAAAAAATCCTTGTTCTAGGTTCTGGTCCAATCCGTATCGGTCAAGGTATTGAGTTTGACTACTCAACTGTACATGCTGTATGGGCAATTCAAAATGCAGGATATGAAGCAGTAATTATTAATAACAACCCTGAAACAGTTTCAACTGACTTCAGCACATCTGATCGTCTATACTTTGAGCCTTTGTTCTTCGAGGACGTAATGAACGTAATCGAGCAAGAGCAACCCATTGGTGTAATCGTTCAGTTTGGTGGCCAAACAGCGATTAACCTTGCTTCTCCACTTGCTAAAGCTGGCGTAAAAATTCTTGGTTCTAGTCTTGAAAGTATCGATGAAGCGGAAGATCGTAAGAAGTTTGAAGCTCTTCTTCGTAGCTTAGAGATTGCTCAGCCAGAAGGTAAAACAGTAACGACGGTTGAGGAAGCAGTAGCTACAGCTCGAGTTATTGGTTATCCAGTTCTTGTACGTCCGTCTTATGTACTTGGTGGACGTGCAATGGAAATTGTATACTCTGACGAAGATTTGTTAAGCTATATGAAAGTAGCAGTTAAGATTAATCCTGAGCATCCGGTATTGATTGACCGTTACATGCTTGGTAAAGAAGCAGAAGTTGATGCGATTTGTGATGGCGAAACAGTTCTTATCCCAGGTATTATGGAGCATGTTGAGCGCGCAGGGGTTCACTCAGGTGACTCGATTGCCGTATATCCACCACAATCACTTTCTGAAGACATTAAGCAACAAATCGTAGACATTACAATTAAAATTGCAAAAGCACTTAAAGTTATCGGGCTTGTAAATATTCAGTTTGTTATTCACGAAGAGAAAGTATATGTTATCGAAGTTAACCCACGTTCTTCTCGTACAGTACCATTCTTAAGTAAAGTAACGAATATTCCGATGGCAAATCTTGCAACTCGTGCAATCTTGAATGATAGCCTTGCTGAGCTTGGTTATGTAGATGGCTTGTGGCCTGAAGATGATCATGTATCGGTTAAAGTTCCAGTATTCTCCTTCGCGAAACTTCGTCGCGTTGACCCTACACTTACTCCTGAAATGAAATCTACAGGTGAAGTAATGGGCCGTGACGTACAATTTGCTAAAGCATTGTATAAAGGACTTATTGGTGCAGGCATGAAGATTCCTAACTCTGGTACAATTCTTGTAACAGTAGCGGATAAAGATAAACAAGAAACAGTTGAGTTAATGCGTGGTTTTGCTAACGTAGGTTACAAGCTAATGGCAACTGGTGGTACTGCAGATGCTCTAGAAGCTGCTGGATTATACGTAGAGCGTGTTAATAAACTAAGTGAAGATGTTCCAAATATTCTTGACCATATCCGCGAAGGACATGCTCAATTCGTAGTAAATACACTTACGAAGGGCAAAACTCCTGAGCGTGATGGCTTCCGAATTCGTCGTGAAGCAGTTGAGAATGGGGTAGTTTGTATGACATCACTTGATACAGTAAGAGCTTTACTGACAATGATGCAAACAATTAACTTCACTTCTAGCGCGATGCCAGTATTGCAACAGAAGTAA
- the pyrF gene encoding orotidine-5'-phosphate decarboxylase, protein MSLTKAEAASKIMVALDYPSATAAEQLIQQLNGIPCYMKVGMQLYYAAGPTFVEGLKKRGFRVFLDLKMHDIPNTVKGGAASITALGVDMFNVHAAGGRAMMEAALEGVGQASSSAGRPSVIAVTQLTSTSQAVMNDEIGIAGTVEDAVLSYAKLTQLAGLDGVVASPSEVIAIKNACGQAFQTITPGIRPLGAELNDQSRIMTPSEALRQGTDYMVIGRPITAATNPRLAIESIIEELISYE, encoded by the coding sequence ATGTCACTTACAAAAGCAGAAGCGGCTTCGAAAATTATGGTTGCACTTGACTACCCGAGTGCAACTGCTGCGGAGCAGTTAATTCAGCAATTGAACGGAATTCCTTGCTACATGAAAGTGGGCATGCAGCTATACTACGCTGCAGGCCCCACTTTTGTAGAAGGGCTTAAAAAACGTGGTTTTCGTGTGTTTCTAGACTTGAAAATGCATGATATCCCTAATACTGTAAAAGGTGGAGCTGCGAGTATTACTGCGTTAGGCGTTGATATGTTTAATGTTCATGCTGCAGGTGGTCGGGCTATGATGGAGGCTGCGCTTGAGGGAGTCGGGCAAGCTAGTTCTAGTGCAGGGCGTCCTTCAGTCATTGCAGTTACACAATTAACGAGTACTAGTCAGGCAGTTATGAATGACGAAATCGGAATTGCTGGTACGGTTGAAGATGCAGTTCTTTCATATGCTAAGTTAACACAATTGGCGGGGTTAGATGGAGTAGTTGCATCGCCATCAGAAGTCATTGCGATTAAAAATGCTTGTGGACAAGCTTTCCAGACGATTACCCCTGGTATTCGTCCGTTAGGAGCAGAACTGAATGATCAATCTCGCATCATGACACCAAGTGAAGCGCTTCGTCAAGGCACAGACTACATGGTCATTGGTCGTCCTATAACAGCAGCAACTAATCCACGTTTAGCAATTGAATCTATTATTGAGGAGTTAATCTCATATGAATAA
- the pyrE gene encoding orotate phosphoribosyltransferase, producing MNNVSLEQLAKDIAASLLEIKAVALSPNEPFTWTSGIKSPIYCDNRLTMTYPEIREKVADGFVTLIKELYPDAEVIAGTSTAGIPHAAWVAQKMNLPMAYIRDKAKGHGKQNQIEGRILPGQKVVVIEDLISTGGSSLKAALAVREAGAEPLAVLAIFTYQFQSAVDAFAEAGIPLQTISNYTALIEQAVAAGEIAQDDVAALQSWRANPQAYGN from the coding sequence ATGAATAATGTATCATTGGAACAACTTGCAAAAGATATTGCAGCGTCATTACTAGAAATAAAGGCAGTAGCTCTAAGTCCAAATGAGCCATTTACATGGACTTCTGGCATCAAATCACCTATATATTGCGATAACCGTCTTACGATGACTTATCCGGAAATTCGTGAAAAAGTAGCTGATGGATTTGTAACTTTGATTAAGGAATTGTATCCTGATGCTGAAGTAATTGCGGGTACTTCTACTGCGGGTATTCCACATGCTGCTTGGGTAGCGCAGAAAATGAATTTGCCTATGGCTTATATTCGTGATAAAGCTAAAGGACACGGTAAACAAAATCAAATCGAGGGTCGTATCCTTCCAGGTCAAAAAGTAGTAGTAATCGAAGATTTGATTTCTACTGGTGGTAGTTCTTTGAAGGCTGCATTAGCAGTTCGTGAAGCTGGAGCGGAGCCTCTTGCAGTATTGGCTATCTTTACTTACCAGTTCCAATCTGCTGTTGATGCTTTTGCAGAAGCTGGTATTCCACTGCAAACGATTTCCAATTATACAGCATTAATTGAACAAGCTGTAGCGGCTGGCGAAATTGCTCAAGATGATGTAGCAGCACTTCAATCATGGAGAGCTAATCCACAAGCATATGGTAACTAG
- a CDS encoding ABC transporter ATP-binding protein: MNEQLHIQENDAESSHTPLLEVREMERIFQVGGKELHVLKGLNMTVNRQQLVMLKGRSGSGKTTLLNSLGGLDTPSRGSIYFNGKPFDTLSDKARTLIRRNEMGFIFQAFALMPLLSAYENVELSLRMANRPKKEWKERVEECLTLVGLEKRMHHRPYELSGGEQQRVAIAKSIAHRPILLLADEPTAELDTAMSAQVMALFQSIIKYEQISICMTTHDPTILEVADHVYEMVDGKFIS; the protein is encoded by the coding sequence ATGAATGAACAGTTACATATTCAAGAAAATGATGCCGAGTCTAGTCACACTCCACTATTAGAAGTGCGAGAAATGGAGCGAATCTTTCAAGTAGGTGGGAAAGAGCTTCATGTGTTAAAAGGACTTAATATGACAGTTAACCGTCAACAACTAGTTATGTTAAAAGGCAGATCTGGCTCTGGGAAAACGACTCTTTTGAACAGTCTTGGTGGGTTAGATACTCCAAGTCGAGGGAGTATCTATTTCAATGGAAAGCCGTTCGATACGTTAAGTGATAAGGCCAGAACATTAATTCGTCGTAATGAAATGGGCTTTATTTTTCAGGCGTTTGCACTAATGCCGCTATTATCTGCGTATGAGAATGTAGAACTTTCTTTAAGGATGGCGAATCGTCCTAAGAAAGAATGGAAAGAACGCGTTGAGGAATGCTTAACACTTGTTGGATTAGAAAAACGTATGCATCACCGTCCTTACGAATTATCAGGTGGTGAACAACAACGTGTTGCTATAGCTAAATCTATTGCACATCGCCCGATTCTATTATTAGCAGATGAGCCTACTGCTGAACTAGATACTGCGATGTCTGCGCAAGTAATGGCGTTATTTCAAAGTATTATTAAGTATGAACAAATTTCGATATGTATGACGACACATGATCCTACAATTTTGGAGGTTGCAGACCATGTTTATGAAATGGTGGATGGCAAATTTATCTCGTAA